One genomic window of Mesorhizobium shangrilense includes the following:
- the coxB gene encoding cytochrome c oxidase subunit II — protein sequence MERAISRNELPERVEGRPAASSRAGPCRAGALLAGSPLLASCSGVQSALDPAGDEASQVATLFWTMTIGGAVIWACVVALSLYAARWNRSPISEEAAGRLILWAGVVFPVSVLTALLAYAFWLMPSLRPFAGHEQTGLRVEVAGSQFWWHVVYHRPDGSRIVSANEVRLPVGQRVEFSLESRDMIHSFWIPALGGKMDLIPGRTNRLSLLGTKAGVYRGQCAEFCGTSHALMAFAAIVMEPPEFEAWLDARSTPSPGIGGRGQDIFLREGCGDCHRVDGTPAQGASGPDLSHVGSRLTIGAALMKNDPEALARFVAHPGSLKPLSQMPSYLDLSAEELAEIAAWLKGLQ from the coding sequence ATGGAGAGGGCCATCAGCCGCAACGAGTTGCCCGAACGGGTTGAAGGACGACCGGCCGCTTCCTCGCGCGCCGGTCCATGTCGCGCTGGCGCGCTGCTGGCGGGGTCGCCGCTGCTCGCCTCGTGCAGCGGCGTCCAGTCCGCACTCGACCCGGCCGGCGATGAGGCAAGCCAGGTCGCGACCCTGTTCTGGACGATGACGATCGGCGGCGCCGTCATCTGGGCGTGTGTCGTCGCGCTGTCGCTCTATGCCGCGCGCTGGAACCGCAGTCCGATCTCGGAGGAGGCGGCGGGCAGGCTGATCCTGTGGGCCGGCGTGGTGTTCCCGGTCAGCGTGCTCACCGCGCTGCTGGCCTATGCGTTCTGGCTGATGCCGTCGCTGCGGCCCTTTGCAGGCCACGAGCAGACGGGGCTTCGCGTCGAAGTGGCGGGCAGCCAGTTCTGGTGGCATGTCGTCTACCATCGCCCGGACGGTTCACGCATCGTCTCGGCAAACGAGGTTCGGCTGCCCGTCGGCCAGCGCGTCGAGTTCTCGCTGGAGAGCCGCGACATGATCCATTCTTTCTGGATCCCGGCGCTCGGCGGCAAGATGGACCTCATTCCCGGCCGCACCAACCGCCTGTCGCTGCTGGGCACCAAGGCGGGCGTCTATCGCGGCCAGTGCGCCGAATTCTGCGGGACGTCGCACGCGCTGATGGCGTTTGCCGCGATCGTCATGGAGCCGCCCGAGTTCGAGGCCTGGCTCGATGCGCGCAGTACGCCCTCGCCCGGGATCGGCGGGCGCGGCCAGGACATCTTCCTGCGCGAAGGCTGCGGCGACTGCCACCGCGTCGACGGCACGCCGGCGCAGGGCGCTTCCGGACCGGACCTCTCGCATGTCGGCTCGCGCCTCACCATCGGCGCAGCGCTGATGAAAAACGACCCCGAAGCCCTGGCCCGCTTCGTCGCCCATCCGGGCTCCCTCAAGCCGTTGAGCCAGATGCCGTCCTACCTCGACCTGTCTGCCGAGGAGCTGGCCGAGATCGCCGCCTGGCTGAAAGGGTTGCAATGA
- a CDS encoding c-type cytochrome: MRKGLLVATALATTLLAGVVPVTAQDTDYAQVERGRYALITGNCQGCHTAPGEEPFAGGRGLETPFGTIYTPNITFDPETGLGRWSRDDFRRAMHEGIAPDGSRLYPAFPYTHFSRMPREEVDALYDYLSTLPRVKKEKPENGLPWPLSWRVSLAGWRWLFFEPEPFRPDPEKSQQWNRGAYLVEGPGHCAGCHTEKNLAGADKKDRHLMGGQLENWSAPDIRGGPNGGLEDWSEDDIVDFLRNGRNVHTAAFSIMSEVIEYSTQHMVEEDVRAIAVYLKDLEGEERPSPSEPDSATMEAGAAIYFDNCSACHVSGGQGVPRFFAPLAGSGKVNNQDATTVVRVILEGARAVPTKAHPTPLTMPAFDWKLTDEQVAAVATYVRSSWGNRGGAVSPADVAALRERLADSMGPDR; this comes from the coding sequence ATGAGGAAAGGGCTTCTCGTCGCAACCGCGCTTGCAACGACTCTCCTGGCTGGGGTCGTCCCTGTCACCGCGCAGGATACCGACTACGCGCAGGTGGAGCGCGGGCGCTACGCGCTGATCACCGGCAACTGCCAGGGCTGCCATACGGCGCCGGGCGAAGAGCCGTTCGCAGGAGGGCGCGGCCTGGAAACGCCATTCGGCACCATCTACACGCCCAACATCACCTTCGACCCGGAGACGGGGCTGGGCCGCTGGTCGCGTGACGATTTCCGGCGCGCCATGCATGAGGGCATCGCCCCCGACGGGTCGCGACTCTACCCGGCATTCCCCTACACGCATTTCTCCAGGATGCCCCGCGAGGAGGTTGACGCGCTCTACGACTATTTGTCGACGCTGCCTCGGGTGAAGAAGGAGAAGCCGGAGAACGGGCTGCCGTGGCCGCTCTCCTGGCGCGTGTCGCTGGCCGGCTGGCGATGGCTGTTCTTCGAGCCCGAGCCGTTTCGGCCCGACCCGGAGAAATCGCAGCAGTGGAACCGCGGCGCCTATCTGGTTGAGGGGCCGGGCCATTGCGCGGGCTGCCACACCGAGAAGAACCTGGCCGGCGCCGACAAGAAGGACCGCCATCTGATGGGCGGGCAGCTCGAGAACTGGTCGGCGCCCGACATCCGCGGCGGGCCGAATGGCGGGCTGGAGGACTGGAGCGAGGACGACATCGTCGACTTCCTCAGGAACGGGCGCAATGTTCACACGGCCGCCTTTTCCATCATGTCGGAGGTGATCGAGTATTCGACGCAGCACATGGTCGAGGAAGATGTGCGGGCGATCGCCGTCTACCTCAAGGATCTGGAGGGGGAGGAACGACCCTCGCCTTCCGAACCGGACAGCGCGACGATGGAGGCGGGCGCGGCGATCTATTTCGACAATTGCAGCGCCTGCCACGTCTCTGGCGGGCAGGGGGTGCCGCGCTTCTTCGCCCCTCTGGCCGGTTCGGGCAAGGTGAACAATCAAGACGCCACGACGGTTGTCCGCGTCATCCTCGAGGGCGCGCGCGCCGTGCCGACCAAGGCGCATCCGACGCCGCTCACCATGCCCGCCTTCGACTGGAAGCTGACCGACGAGCAGGTCGCGGCGGTCGCCACCTATGTTCGGTCGAGCTGGGGCAACCGAGGCGGCGCGGTTTCGCCTGCCGACGTCGCCGCTCTCAGGGAGCGGCTTGCCGACAGCATGGGGCCGGATCGATAG
- a CDS encoding pyridoxamine 5'-phosphate oxidase family protein, which yields MSNDREFKTKFWDSIRSDMTAMVGVAGVSPRPMTAQFDGDRPVIYFFTAKDTDLAEAVSTGKEANVTYAAKGHDLFASVNGTLQIDNDRAVIDRLWNRYVAAWFEQGKDDPKLCLLRFDPRDAEIWKDASSFVAGVKLFLGMGDPKEDYKDSVAHVNMK from the coding sequence GTGTCCAACGATAGGGAATTCAAGACCAAGTTCTGGGACTCGATCCGGTCCGACATGACCGCCATGGTCGGCGTCGCCGGGGTCTCGCCGCGGCCCATGACCGCCCAGTTCGACGGAGATCGCCCCGTGATCTACTTCTTCACGGCAAAGGACACCGACCTTGCGGAAGCCGTTTCAACCGGCAAGGAGGCGAACGTCACCTATGCCGCCAAGGGGCACGACCTGTTCGCCAGCGTGAACGGGACGCTTCAGATCGACAACGACCGAGCCGTTATCGATCGGCTGTGGAACCGCTACGTCGCTGCCTGGTTCGAGCAGGGCAAGGACGATCCAAAACTGTGTTTGCTGAGGTTCGATCCGAGGGACGCCGAGATCTGGAAGGACGCCTCGAGCTTCGTCGCCGGCGTGAAACTGTTCCTCGGCATGGGAGATCCCAAAGAGGACTACAAGGACAGCGTCGCGCACGTGAACATGAAGTAG
- a CDS encoding cytochrome c oxidase assembly protein — MKRLALSLGLVVLALIWFGPLLGSWRESFAAHMLAHMGVIAIAAPLIAIGLPSRWQFGPTMPAALPVLASVMELFAVWTWHAPVMRAAAEASLLATVAEQATFLGVGVLLWSSSLAASGERRHAAAGAGALLLTSIHMTLLGALLALSPRSLYGIGEVTCFGTVLDSGQDQQLGGTIMLFVGAVVYLVGGLSLVSRLLAAPPTAATHSHDEGNSAAL, encoded by the coding sequence GTGAAACGTCTTGCGCTCTCGCTGGGGCTCGTGGTGCTGGCGCTGATCTGGTTCGGTCCGTTGCTGGGGAGCTGGCGAGAATCCTTCGCGGCGCACATGCTCGCCCATATGGGCGTCATCGCCATTGCCGCGCCGCTGATCGCGATCGGATTGCCCAGCAGGTGGCAGTTCGGTCCGACCATGCCTGCCGCGCTGCCGGTGCTGGCGTCCGTCATGGAGCTGTTTGCGGTCTGGACCTGGCACGCCCCCGTCATGCGCGCGGCGGCCGAGGCGTCCCTGCTCGCGACCGTGGCCGAGCAGGCGACGTTTCTCGGCGTTGGCGTCCTGCTCTGGTCGTCCAGCCTCGCGGCGTCCGGCGAACGAAGACACGCCGCTGCGGGCGCCGGGGCGCTTCTGCTCACCTCCATCCACATGACCCTGCTCGGCGCGCTCCTGGCCCTCAGTCCGCGTTCGCTCTATGGAATCGGCGAAGTGACCTGTTTCGGGACGGTGCTGGACAGCGGCCAGGACCAGCAGCTCGGCGGCACCATCATGCTGTTCGTCGGCGCGGTGGTCTACCTGGTGGGCGGCCTGTCCCTGGTTTCCCGGCTCCTGGCCGCGCCACCGACCGCGGCGACACACTCGCATGATGAGGGAAATTCGGCCGCGCTATAG
- a CDS encoding acyl-CoA carboxylase subunit beta has protein sequence MAFEKVLGELDRRRKKALAMGGEAKLAKRREEGHLNARERLDALLDADSFIESGMLATSHLPNMREKTPADGKIAGYGKVAGRGVAIVSNDFTVVGASSSVINGKKIRHMREVATKRGLPMVFLGESTGARMPDRMGAQGRAILGQDPAEYLRNRKTPWVSAQLGACYGSSTWYGHMSDFVVMRKGATMAVASGKVTSLAINQPVDSEELGGWRLHADKTGRVDMVVDTDEQALEAVKRFLSYVPSHNGEAPPVAPSQEAGGEADDILKILPESSTQVYDVRKIIAAIADRDSLFELKGRFGKSITTMLARLDGHSVGFLANNTFFKGGAIDVDACNKAISFLVLCDSYNIPVVFLVDQPGFMIGLEGELRGAAGRIINWMNALSLMTVPKISVIMRKSYGQAYLNMGGGKNSDEVLTWPTADLGFMAPEVGVNVLYGVTKQGDPERFAELVEQISRDSSAWQLAELYEGHEVIDPRETRHRLIGLLEVHRGDGVGQHVLATWPTSY, from the coding sequence ATGGCATTTGAAAAGGTTTTGGGCGAGCTCGATCGGCGTCGGAAGAAGGCCCTTGCGATGGGCGGCGAGGCCAAGCTGGCCAAGCGGCGCGAAGAGGGGCATCTGAACGCGCGCGAGCGGCTGGACGCCCTGCTCGATGCGGACAGCTTCATCGAGAGCGGCATGCTGGCGACGTCGCATCTCCCGAACATGCGCGAAAAGACCCCGGCCGACGGCAAGATTGCCGGCTATGGCAAGGTTGCCGGCCGCGGGGTCGCCATCGTCTCGAACGACTTTACGGTGGTGGGAGCGTCAAGCTCCGTCATCAACGGCAAGAAGATCCGGCATATGCGCGAGGTAGCAACCAAGCGCGGCCTGCCGATGGTCTTCCTGGGTGAATCGACGGGCGCGCGGATGCCGGACCGGATGGGCGCGCAGGGCCGCGCCATCCTCGGCCAGGATCCGGCGGAATATTTGCGCAACCGCAAGACGCCGTGGGTCTCGGCTCAGCTGGGGGCCTGCTACGGCTCTTCGACCTGGTACGGCCACATGTCCGACTTCGTCGTCATGCGCAAGGGCGCCACGATGGCGGTCGCCAGCGGCAAGGTCACGTCGCTGGCGATCAACCAGCCGGTCGACTCCGAGGAGCTTGGCGGGTGGCGTCTTCATGCCGACAAGACGGGCCGTGTCGACATGGTCGTCGACACCGACGAACAAGCCCTCGAAGCCGTCAAGCGCTTCCTCAGCTATGTGCCGTCCCACAATGGCGAAGCGCCGCCGGTGGCGCCCTCACAGGAAGCGGGCGGGGAGGCGGACGACATACTGAAGATCCTTCCCGAGAGTTCCACGCAGGTCTACGATGTTCGCAAGATCATCGCCGCCATCGCCGATCGCGACAGCCTGTTCGAACTCAAGGGCCGCTTCGGCAAGTCCATCACCACCATGCTCGCGCGCCTTGACGGGCACAGCGTCGGTTTCCTCGCCAACAATACCTTCTTCAAGGGTGGGGCAATCGATGTGGACGCCTGCAACAAGGCGATCAGCTTCCTCGTGCTCTGCGACAGCTACAACATTCCGGTCGTCTTCCTCGTCGATCAGCCCGGTTTCATGATCGGGCTGGAGGGCGAACTGCGCGGTGCGGCGGGCAGGATCATCAACTGGATGAACGCGCTGTCGTTGATGACCGTGCCGAAGATCTCGGTGATCATGCGCAAGAGCTATGGCCAAGCCTACCTGAACATGGGCGGCGGCAAGAATTCAGACGAAGTGCTGACCTGGCCTACCGCGGATCTCGGGTTCATGGCGCCTGAAGTCGGCGTCAACGTTCTCTACGGCGTGACCAAGCAGGGCGACCCCGAACGCTTTGCCGAGCTGGTCGAGCAGATCAGCCGCGACAGCTCGGCCTGGCAGCTTGCCGAACTCTACGAAGGGCATGAAGTGATCGACCCGCGCGAGACCCGCCACCGGCTGATCGGGCTGCTCGAAGTGCATCGCGGCGACGGCGTCGGGCAGCATGTGCTCGCAACCTGGCCAACCAGCTACTGA
- the accC gene encoding acetyl-CoA carboxylase biotin carboxylase subunit, producing the protein MTLHRVLVANRGEIAVRIIRACRDLGMETVQVHSSADENSLPVKLADESVLIGPPPASQSYLLPKVLVEAALKTGCDAVHPGYGFLSENAEFAELCAQAGLRFIGPSAEVIRLMGDKSAARRAAIEAGVPVTPGSTDPIVDRAEGLKLAREIGFPVLIKASAGGGGRGMRVVESEAGFDAALDSATREAESAFGNGEVYIEKYLPRVRHIEVQIMGDGVDIVHFGERDCSIQRRHQKLVEESPSPALSEKQRADIADAACRLARKVAYCGAGTMEFILDPASGDFYFIEMNTRIQVEHPVTEMVTNSDLVKMQLVIADTGKLPVTQDDVVFCGHAIECRINAEDPERGFMPKPGKLTDLILPSGPGVRVDSHVYQGYDLPPYYDSLMAKVITWGRDREEALARMKRALGEMEITGVPSTVAFHQRLLSEPAFLEGDVHTRFVRESMWAGHPMQGML; encoded by the coding sequence ATGACGCTGCACAGAGTCCTCGTGGCAAACCGGGGCGAGATCGCCGTTCGCATTATCCGTGCTTGTCGTGACCTCGGGATGGAGACGGTTCAGGTTCACTCGTCGGCCGACGAGAATTCGCTGCCCGTCAAGCTTGCCGACGAAAGCGTGCTGATCGGCCCGCCTCCGGCATCGCAGAGCTATCTCCTGCCCAAGGTGCTCGTGGAAGCGGCCTTGAAGACGGGCTGCGATGCAGTGCACCCGGGCTACGGCTTCCTCTCCGAGAACGCCGAATTCGCCGAACTCTGCGCGCAGGCCGGGCTTCGCTTCATCGGTCCCTCGGCCGAAGTGATCAGGCTGATGGGGGACAAATCGGCTGCGCGCCGTGCCGCCATCGAGGCTGGCGTTCCCGTCACGCCAGGGTCGACAGATCCGATCGTCGATCGCGCCGAAGGTCTGAAGCTGGCGAGGGAGATCGGGTTTCCGGTGCTGATCAAGGCGTCTGCCGGCGGTGGCGGGCGCGGCATGAGGGTGGTGGAATCGGAGGCCGGCTTCGACGCCGCGCTCGATTCAGCGACCCGCGAGGCCGAAAGCGCCTTCGGCAACGGCGAAGTCTATATCGAGAAGTATCTCCCGCGCGTGCGCCACATCGAGGTGCAGATCATGGGCGATGGCGTCGATATCGTCCATTTCGGGGAGCGCGATTGTTCGATCCAGCGCCGCCACCAGAAGCTGGTTGAAGAAAGCCCATCCCCCGCGCTCAGCGAGAAGCAGCGCGCCGACATTGCCGACGCCGCCTGCCGGCTGGCCAGGAAGGTCGCGTATTGCGGGGCAGGGACCATGGAGTTTATCCTCGATCCTGCCAGCGGCGACTTCTACTTCATCGAGATGAACACGCGCATCCAGGTCGAGCACCCGGTGACCGAAATGGTCACGAATTCCGACCTGGTGAAGATGCAGCTGGTCATCGCCGATACCGGAAAGCTGCCGGTCACCCAGGACGACGTCGTGTTTTGCGGGCACGCGATCGAGTGCCGGATCAACGCCGAGGACCCCGAGCGCGGATTCATGCCGAAGCCGGGCAAGCTGACCGACCTGATCTTGCCCTCGGGGCCGGGCGTGCGCGTCGACAGCCATGTCTACCAGGGCTACGACCTGCCTCCCTACTACGACTCGCTGATGGCCAAAGTCATCACATGGGGGCGTGACCGCGAGGAAGCGCTGGCCCGCATGAAGCGTGCGCTTGGCGAGATGGAGATCACGGGCGTGCCCTCCACCGTTGCGTTCCATCAACGGCTTCTTTCGGAACCTGCATTCCTCGAGGGCGACGTCCATACCCGCTTCGTGCGCGAGAGCATGTGGGCCGGCCATCCGATGCAGGGCATGCTTTAG
- the ctaD gene encoding cytochrome c oxidase subunit I has product MSDAPISRRNGAEEEAQLRAVWAAPKGWRYWTSVNNTQVGLWYGSAAFAFMLFAGLLGLLIRAQLTVPENDLLSAEFYNQVYTLHGTVMMFLFAVPIFEAVAIFLLPPMLGARELPFPRLGAFGFWSFLIGGVFVCGSIFFGAAPNSGWFMYPPLATSEQAGIGADIWLLGLSFIEVASLAAAVELIVGIMKCRAPGMRVNLMPLFAWYLLIVAGMILFAFPPLIAGDLLFEMQRMFDWPFFDPARGGDPLLWQHLFWIFGHPEVYIIFLPAIALLAMIIPTFAGRPIVGYSWIVLAAVGTGFLSFGLWVHHMFATGLPQISLAFFSAASEAVAIPTAVQIFVFIATMLAGRVIFSTPMLFAMGGIAIFVMGGLTGVMVALAPFDWQAHDTYFIVAHLHYVLIGGMLFPVFAGLYYYYPLIDGKHMSDRVGRFAFWLMFCGFNIAFFPMHLAGLRGMPRRVYTYPADIGWDWLNLISTLGAVILGIGMFAVVVDVTLNRRRKRRGEQNPWNAGTLEWINEPEENWGVRSIPRIESRYPLWDQKDLARQVNDGEWYLPDAREGRRETLVTSVLDAEPEQVLRVGGTSYVTVVSAATLGTVFIALTFKWWIVSLLSGLAFIAAVIWWLWTGTGEIPEKEEKDIGRGVSLPLYASGVKSTGWWAMFITMTGDGTAFASLVFGYFFFWTIHEDFTGGTAGPGMFWPLVALLLFAAAWAATIAAREINRRGGIAATRLLLAGGALLSALACAAGLAGPWTTGMDPTAHVYPAIVWILVLWTAIHGILGILMQAYCLARSIAGRLTPRYDMELHNITLYWHFMLITAVITFSVVGLFPEAI; this is encoded by the coding sequence ATGAGCGACGCTCCGATATCCCGTCGCAATGGCGCCGAAGAGGAGGCGCAGCTGCGCGCGGTCTGGGCGGCGCCGAAGGGCTGGCGCTACTGGACTTCGGTCAACAACACCCAGGTCGGCCTCTGGTACGGCTCGGCCGCCTTCGCCTTCATGCTGTTCGCCGGGCTCCTCGGCCTGCTCATCCGCGCGCAGCTGACCGTCCCGGAGAACGACCTGCTGTCGGCCGAGTTCTACAATCAGGTCTACACGCTGCACGGCACCGTGATGATGTTCCTGTTCGCCGTGCCGATCTTCGAGGCGGTGGCGATCTTCCTGTTGCCGCCAATGCTGGGGGCCCGCGAACTCCCGTTTCCGCGGCTCGGCGCCTTCGGCTTCTGGAGTTTCCTGATCGGCGGCGTCTTCGTCTGCGGGTCGATCTTCTTCGGCGCAGCGCCCAATTCCGGCTGGTTCATGTACCCGCCTCTCGCAACCAGCGAACAGGCCGGGATCGGCGCCGACATCTGGTTGCTCGGCCTCTCCTTCATCGAAGTGGCGTCGCTCGCGGCCGCCGTCGAGCTCATCGTCGGCATCATGAAGTGCCGGGCGCCGGGCATGCGGGTCAACCTGATGCCGCTGTTCGCCTGGTACCTCTTGATCGTCGCGGGGATGATCCTGTTCGCGTTTCCGCCCCTGATCGCGGGCGACCTGCTGTTCGAGATGCAGCGCATGTTCGACTGGCCGTTCTTCGACCCGGCCCGCGGAGGCGATCCGCTGCTCTGGCAGCACCTGTTCTGGATCTTCGGGCACCCGGAGGTCTACATCATCTTCCTGCCGGCGATCGCGCTGCTGGCGATGATCATCCCGACCTTCGCCGGGCGTCCCATCGTCGGCTATTCCTGGATCGTGCTCGCCGCCGTCGGCACCGGCTTCCTGTCCTTCGGCCTGTGGGTGCACCACATGTTCGCGACCGGCCTGCCGCAGATTTCGCTGGCCTTCTTCTCGGCGGCGTCGGAGGCCGTGGCCATCCCGACAGCGGTGCAGATCTTCGTCTTCATCGCCACGATGCTCGCCGGCCGGGTGATCTTCTCGACGCCGATGCTGTTCGCGATGGGCGGCATCGCCATCTTCGTCATGGGCGGACTGACCGGCGTGATGGTGGCGCTGGCTCCCTTCGACTGGCAGGCGCACGACACCTACTTCATCGTGGCGCATCTGCACTACGTCCTGATCGGCGGCATGCTGTTTCCGGTCTTCGCCGGGCTCTACTACTATTACCCGCTCATCGACGGGAAGCACATGTCGGACCGGGTCGGCCGGTTTGCGTTCTGGTTGATGTTCTGCGGCTTCAACATCGCCTTCTTCCCGATGCACCTGGCCGGGCTCCGCGGCATGCCGCGGCGCGTCTACACGTATCCGGCCGACATCGGCTGGGACTGGCTGAACCTGATCTCCACCCTGGGCGCCGTGATCCTCGGCATCGGCATGTTCGCGGTGGTCGTCGACGTCACGCTCAACCGCCGGCGCAAGCGGCGCGGCGAGCAGAACCCGTGGAACGCCGGTACGCTGGAATGGATCAACGAGCCGGAGGAGAACTGGGGCGTCCGTTCCATCCCGCGCATCGAGAGCCGCTATCCGCTATGGGACCAGAAGGACCTCGCCCGCCAGGTCAACGACGGCGAATGGTACCTTCCGGACGCCAGGGAAGGCCGCCGGGAAACGCTGGTGACCTCCGTCCTCGACGCCGAGCCCGAACAGGTCCTGCGCGTGGGCGGCACTTCCTACGTCACCGTCGTCAGCGCAGCGACGCTGGGAACGGTCTTCATCGCGCTGACCTTCAAATGGTGGATCGTCTCGCTCCTGTCCGGACTGGCCTTCATCGCGGCGGTGATCTGGTGGCTGTGGACCGGCACGGGTGAAATCCCCGAGAAGGAAGAGAAGGACATCGGTCGCGGCGTCAGCCTGCCGCTCTACGCCTCCGGCGTGAAGTCGACCGGCTGGTGGGCCATGTTCATCACCATGACCGGCGACGGGACGGCCTTCGCCAGCCTCGTGTTCGGCTATTTCTTCTTCTGGACCATCCATGAGGATTTCACCGGCGGCACGGCAGGCCCCGGAATGTTCTGGCCGCTCGTGGCGCTGCTGCTGTTCGCAGCCGCGTGGGCCGCCACGATCGCGGCGCGCGAGATCAACCGACGCGGCGGCATCGCGGCGACGCGCCTCCTCTTGGCGGGCGGGGCCCTGCTTTCGGCATTGGCCTGCGCGGCTGGGCTCGCGGGACCGTGGACGACCGGCATGGACCCCACCGCCCATGTCTATCCGGCCATCGTGTGGATCCTCGTGCTCTGGACCGCCATCCACGGCATCCTGGGCATCCTTATGCAGGCCTATTGCCTTGCCCGCAGCATCGCCGGCCGGCTGACGCCCCGGTACGACATGGAACTTCACAACATCACGCTCTACTGGCACTTCATGCTGATCACGGCGGTCATCACCTTCTCGGTCGTCGGCCTGTTCCCGGAGGCGATCTGA
- a CDS encoding GMC family oxidoreductase produces MVRKLPPVDVVLVGFGWTGAILAQELTEDGLDVLAIERGGWRDTPSHFPTTVAQDELRWYWRKEMFQSAARDTLTFRNNGSQTALPMRRWGSFLPGEGVGGGGVHWNGQTWRFLPSDFLAASHNIGRYGPMPEGLTVQDYGVTYGELEPHYDRFEKLCGIGGKAGNLNGEIHEGGNPFEGPRSAEYPSPPMHMTFAQHRFEAAAKELGLKPFPGPSANMSQPYVNPLGCQLAPCTYCGFCEKYGCGNYSKASPQTTILPVLMSKPNFSLKVHNEVLRIKLDSTGSRATGVIHVDQNGEEYEQPADLVILCAYQLSNTRLMMLSGIGEIYNPATGEGLVGKNYCYQVMSGADVFFDDKYTNEFVGAGALGMCVDDYNGDNFDHSGLDFIGGGYISCWTTHNRPIERQRTPEGTPTWGSAWKKAVAENYLKSTNVGAHGASMAHAGNHLDLDPTYTDVYGRPLMRMTFDFTPNDRAMSAFLTERVREIAERMGGREIKLSPREGPYDSMPYQTTHNTGGTIMGTNPSNSVVNRYLQSWDVSNLFVMGAGVFPQNAGYNPTGTVAALAYWAADAIRAQYFKSPGALVQA; encoded by the coding sequence ATGGTGCGGAAGCTCCCGCCGGTTGACGTGGTGCTTGTCGGATTCGGCTGGACGGGCGCTATCCTAGCGCAGGAACTGACGGAAGACGGGCTGGACGTGCTCGCCATCGAGCGTGGGGGATGGCGCGACACGCCGAGCCATTTCCCCACCACGGTCGCACAGGACGAATTGCGTTGGTACTGGCGCAAGGAGATGTTCCAGTCCGCCGCGCGCGATACGCTGACATTCCGCAACAACGGGAGCCAGACCGCGCTGCCCATGCGGCGCTGGGGATCGTTCCTCCCGGGCGAAGGCGTCGGCGGGGGCGGCGTGCACTGGAATGGACAGACCTGGCGCTTCCTGCCCTCGGATTTTTTGGCCGCCAGCCACAACATCGGACGCTACGGGCCGATGCCTGAGGGTCTCACCGTGCAGGACTACGGCGTCACCTATGGCGAACTCGAGCCGCACTACGATCGTTTCGAGAAGCTGTGCGGCATCGGCGGCAAGGCCGGCAATCTGAACGGCGAGATTCACGAAGGCGGCAACCCCTTCGAAGGGCCGCGCAGCGCCGAATATCCGAGCCCGCCGATGCACATGACCTTCGCGCAGCATCGCTTCGAGGCTGCCGCAAAGGAACTTGGGCTGAAGCCGTTTCCCGGCCCCTCCGCCAATATGAGCCAGCCCTATGTCAATCCGCTCGGCTGCCAGCTCGCGCCCTGCACCTACTGCGGGTTCTGCGAGAAGTACGGCTGCGGCAACTATTCCAAGGCCAGCCCCCAGACGACCATCCTGCCGGTGCTGATGAGCAAACCGAACTTCAGCCTGAAGGTCCACAACGAGGTGTTGCGGATCAAGCTCGACAGCACGGGAAGCCGCGCCACCGGCGTCATCCATGTCGACCAGAACGGCGAGGAATACGAGCAGCCGGCCGACCTCGTCATCCTGTGCGCCTATCAGCTCTCCAACACGCGGCTGATGATGCTCTCCGGCATCGGCGAGATCTACAACCCCGCGACCGGCGAGGGGCTGGTCGGCAAGAACTATTGCTACCAGGTGATGTCGGGCGCCGATGTCTTCTTCGATGACAAGTACACCAACGAGTTCGTCGGCGCCGGGGCGCTCGGCATGTGCGTCGACGACTACAACGGCGACAATTTCGACCATTCCGGACTGGATTTCATCGGCGGCGGCTACATCTCGTGCTGGACCACCCACAACCGTCCCATCGAACGGCAGCGTACGCCCGAGGGCACGCCGACCTGGGGTTCGGCCTGGAAGAAGGCGGTGGCGGAGAATTATCTGAAGTCGACCAATGTTGGCGCTCACGGCGCTTCGATGGCCCATGCCGGCAATCACCTCGACCTCGACCCGACCTACACCGACGTCTATGGCCGCCCGCTGATGCGGATGACATTCGACTTCACCCCCAACGACAGGGCGATGTCGGCCTTCCTGACGGAACGCGTCCGCGAGATCGCCGAGCGCATGGGCGGCCGGGAGATCAAGCTCAGTCCGCGCGAGGGTCCATATGACTCCATGCCCTACCAGACGACGCACAACACCGGCGGCACGATCATGGGCACGAATCCGTCGAACAGCGTCGTCAACCGCTACCTGCAGAGCTGGGACGTATCGAACCTGTTCGTGATGGGCGCCGGCGTGTTTCCGCAGAACGCCGGCTACAATCCGACCGGTACCGTGGCGGCGCTCGCCTACTGGGCGGCCGACGCCATCCGCGCGCAATATTTCAAGAGCCCCGGCGCGTTGGTGCAGGCATGA